From Actinomyces slackii, a single genomic window includes:
- a CDS encoding ECF transporter S component, which produces MDSSAQSPTTPSSGAKQRTVRSSSRKGLADSALGTRNLMILAALAVVSQIVLLPLNYLAPTAGAAPGAVYVACSILFLWVIPFLLPATVVRRPGAVLVASFIMGVIGVFTTPVGPAALPGNLLGGAFIEVPLALMLYRKWTWWAYLVAAAVFGLFNSAMYVGLLKTAVGLPASSAMIVIGVASAVVGGGVAILLTRLLNRAGVGIDHRG; this is translated from the coding sequence ATGGACTCCTCCGCGCAATCCCCCACAACGCCTTCGTCAGGCGCCAAGCAGCGCACAGTGCGATCCTCATCGCGCAAGGGCCTGGCCGACTCCGCCCTGGGAACCCGCAATCTCATGATCCTGGCGGCCCTGGCGGTTGTCAGCCAGATCGTGCTGCTGCCCCTGAACTATCTGGCCCCCACGGCAGGGGCGGCCCCCGGAGCGGTCTACGTCGCCTGCTCCATCCTCTTCCTGTGGGTGATCCCCTTCCTGCTGCCGGCGACCGTGGTGCGCCGGCCAGGGGCCGTGCTCGTCGCCTCCTTCATCATGGGCGTCATCGGCGTGTTCACCACACCCGTGGGCCCTGCCGCCCTGCCGGGCAACCTCCTGGGCGGGGCCTTCATCGAGGTGCCCCTGGCCCTCATGCTCTACCGGAAGTGGACGTGGTGGGCCTACCTGGTGGCGGCCGCGGTCTTCGGCCTGTTCAACAGCGCGATGTACGTCGGGCTGCTCAAGACGGCGGTGGGCCTGCCCGCCTCCTCGGCCATGATCGTGATCGGCGTCGCCTCCGCCGTCGTGGGCGGGGGCGTGGCCATCCTGCTGACCCGACTGCTCAACCGCGCCGGCGTCGGCATCGACCACCGTGGGTGA
- a CDS encoding nitrite/sulfite reductase, producing MTVHTDAQPPSPAPGASVRPPRKARSNGQWSVDGQTPLNANEVFKQEGAPLDVRERIETVYATEGFESIDPDDLRGRFRWWGLYTQRKQGIDGGRTAQLDVAELEDHYFLQRIRLDGGSLSREQLRVIGRISNDFARGTADITDRQNIQLHWVRIEDVPELWRRLEEVGLTTIEGCGDTPRGFLVSPVAGIAKDEIIDPTPLAQAIRQTYLGDPELANLPRKFKTAISGSPALDVLHEINDISFVGVEHPELGAGYDLWVGGALSTAPRLGERLGVFVSPQDALEVWYGVIRIFRDYGYRRLRNKARLKFLMAEWGPQRFREVLQDEYLGRALPDGPAPAAPSGDSDHIGVHEQKDGRFWIGAKPPVGRLDGDTLLGLADLAESVGSDRVRTTPLQNLLLLDVPAERVEEAVAGLRELGLEPNPGNFQRNTLACTGLEFCKLAIVETKSLAAQVLAELDERLADTDLDRRVTMTINGCPNSCVRIQTADIGLKGQIITVDGEQMPGFQVHLGGGLATDGRPEAGLGRTVRGLKVPAKGLVDYVERLVRRYLDERHDEESFAQWAHRADEEALQ from the coding sequence ATGACCGTTCACACCGATGCCCAGCCCCCATCACCGGCCCCGGGGGCCTCTGTGCGCCCGCCGCGCAAGGCCCGCTCCAACGGCCAGTGGTCCGTTGACGGCCAGACTCCGCTCAACGCCAATGAGGTCTTCAAGCAGGAGGGCGCTCCCCTGGATGTGCGCGAGCGCATCGAGACCGTCTACGCCACCGAGGGCTTCGAGTCCATCGACCCCGACGACCTGCGCGGCCGCTTCCGCTGGTGGGGCCTGTACACCCAGCGCAAGCAGGGCATCGACGGGGGCCGCACGGCCCAGCTCGACGTCGCCGAGCTGGAGGACCACTACTTCCTCCAGCGCATCCGCCTGGACGGGGGGAGCCTGAGCCGCGAGCAGCTGCGCGTCATCGGCCGGATCTCCAACGACTTCGCCCGGGGCACCGCCGACATCACCGACCGCCAGAACATCCAGTTGCACTGGGTGCGCATCGAGGACGTCCCCGAGCTGTGGCGCCGCCTGGAGGAGGTGGGCCTGACCACGATCGAGGGCTGCGGGGACACGCCCCGGGGCTTCCTGGTCTCCCCCGTGGCCGGCATCGCCAAGGACGAGATCATCGACCCCACCCCCCTGGCCCAGGCCATCCGCCAGACCTACCTGGGCGACCCCGAGCTGGCCAACCTGCCCCGCAAGTTCAAGACGGCCATCTCCGGCTCGCCGGCCCTGGACGTCCTGCACGAGATCAACGACATCTCCTTCGTGGGGGTTGAGCATCCCGAGCTGGGCGCGGGCTACGACCTGTGGGTGGGCGGGGCCCTGTCAACGGCCCCGCGCCTGGGCGAGCGCCTGGGCGTGTTCGTCTCACCGCAGGACGCCCTGGAGGTCTGGTACGGCGTCATCCGCATCTTCCGCGACTACGGCTACCGCCGGCTGCGCAACAAGGCGCGCCTGAAGTTCCTCATGGCCGAGTGGGGGCCGCAGCGCTTCCGCGAGGTCCTCCAGGACGAGTACCTGGGACGGGCCCTGCCCGATGGCCCTGCCCCGGCCGCCCCCTCAGGGGACTCCGACCACATCGGCGTCCACGAGCAGAAGGACGGCAGGTTCTGGATCGGCGCCAAGCCCCCCGTGGGCCGCCTGGACGGCGACACCCTGCTGGGCCTGGCCGACCTGGCCGAGTCGGTGGGCTCGGATCGGGTCCGCACCACTCCCCTGCAGAACCTCCTGCTGCTCGACGTCCCCGCCGAGCGCGTCGAGGAGGCGGTGGCGGGCCTTCGCGAGCTCGGCCTGGAGCCCAACCCGGGCAACTTCCAGCGCAACACCCTGGCCTGCACCGGACTGGAGTTCTGCAAGCTGGCCATCGTGGAGACCAAGTCCCTGGCCGCCCAGGTTCTGGCCGAGCTCGACGAGCGCCTGGCGGACACCGACCTGGACCGGCGCGTGACCATGACCATCAACGGCTGCCCCAACTCCTGCGTGCGCATCCAGACCGCGGACATCGGCCTCAAGGGCCAGATCATCACGGTCGACGGCGAGCAGATGCCCGGCTTCCAGGTCCACCTGGGCGGCGGCCTGGCCACCGACGGACGACCCGAGGCCGGCCTGGGGCGCACGGTGCGGGGCCTGAAGGTCCCCGCCAAGGGCCTGGTCGACTATGTCGAGCGCCTGGTGCGCCGCTACCTGGATGAGCGTCACGACGAGGAGAGCTTCGCCCAGTGGGCGCACCGAGCCGATGAGGAGGC